One Vicinamibacterales bacterium DNA window includes the following coding sequences:
- a CDS encoding prolyl oligopeptidase family serine peptidase produces MRYLAAAVLALSVLAPGAQIEEKTVSPPANVKIDGMPPIPQSIADGLARYAQFRQAQMMAWHPTKRQVLITTALGATPQLHLVEGPGRNRRQLTWYPEGLPVFENVSFDPADGNTFVFQYDPGGTELRSLYRYDLTTGETSLVTASKTRFLHVWSRQGKWLAYDSAERDGKDRDLYVIQPADPRTKRRLAEFDGAYAAEDWSPDGTALLASENLGNSESYLWRVDVKTGEKKAITPREGGKASWSNPRFSLDGKKVYAISDRQGGDFRIWRCDVANCTWSPVTPEGMIVDIGNASSTAGFELSPDGTSLAVVVDKGAYTDLQLFDLTTLKPRALPPMPKGVVTQLQWRPGSRELAFSFGSVKSYSDVYSIDASLGTMTRWTFSETTFNADVLPAPEVVEWKSFDGQTISGILYRPPQKFTGPRPVMIQIHGGPDLRERATFRGRSYYLLNELGVAIVYPNVRGSGGFGRKFAELDNGRGRDGAIKDIGALLDWIAARPDLDKSRVVLNGVSYGGWLALQAGIVYNSRIRGIIEGAGITDFVTFLEQTDAPRQENRRMEYGDERDPGMRQYLTSISPLAHAAELKKPTLILQAGKDARVPASQGQELVKALKANNAPVWYVEWPDANHDNLPPIGGDFLLDTWMWFFRSFVLN; encoded by the coding sequence TTGCGATATCTCGCCGCTGCGGTGCTCGCGCTGTCCGTCCTGGCTCCCGGTGCGCAGATCGAGGAAAAGACCGTCTCGCCTCCGGCCAACGTCAAGATCGACGGGATGCCGCCGATCCCGCAATCCATCGCCGACGGTCTGGCCAGATATGCCCAGTTCCGCCAGGCGCAGATGATGGCCTGGCATCCAACCAAGCGGCAGGTTCTCATCACTACCGCCCTGGGAGCGACGCCTCAGCTCCACCTCGTCGAGGGGCCCGGCCGGAACCGCCGCCAGCTCACGTGGTATCCCGAGGGGCTGCCGGTGTTCGAGAACGTCTCCTTCGATCCAGCCGACGGCAATACCTTCGTCTTTCAGTACGATCCCGGCGGCACCGAGCTGCGCTCCCTCTACCGCTACGACCTGACGACCGGCGAGACGAGCCTGGTCACGGCGTCGAAGACGCGCTTTCTTCACGTCTGGTCGCGTCAGGGAAAATGGCTCGCCTACGACTCCGCGGAACGCGACGGCAAGGATCGCGATCTCTATGTGATTCAGCCGGCGGACCCCCGCACCAAGCGGCGCCTTGCCGAGTTCGACGGCGCCTATGCGGCCGAGGACTGGTCGCCCGACGGCACGGCGCTGCTCGCGAGCGAGAACCTCGGTAATTCGGAATCGTATCTGTGGCGCGTCGACGTGAAGACCGGGGAGAAGAAGGCGATCACTCCGCGCGAGGGCGGGAAGGCGTCGTGGTCCAATCCGCGGTTCTCGCTCGACGGCAAGAAGGTGTACGCGATCAGCGATCGCCAGGGGGGCGATTTCCGCATCTGGCGCTGCGACGTCGCGAACTGCACGTGGTCGCCGGTCACCCCCGAGGGGATGATTGTCGACATCGGCAACGCGAGCAGTACGGCGGGATTCGAGCTCTCCCCGGATGGTACGTCGCTGGCGGTGGTGGTCGACAAGGGCGCCTATACGGATCTGCAGCTGTTCGATCTCACCACGCTGAAGCCGCGCGCGCTGCCGCCGATGCCGAAAGGGGTCGTCACGCAGCTCCAGTGGCGTCCGGGATCGCGCGAGCTCGCTTTTTCGTTCGGGTCGGTCAAGTCGTACTCCGACGTCTATTCGATCGACGCCTCGCTCGGCACGATGACCCGCTGGACGTTCAGCGAGACCACCTTCAACGCCGACGTCCTGCCCGCTCCTGAAGTGGTCGAGTGGAAGAGTTTCGACGGGCAGACGATCTCCGGAATCCTTTATCGCCCGCCCCAGAAATTCACCGGCCCGCGGCCCGTCATGATCCAGATTCACGGCGGCCCCGATCTGCGCGAGCGCGCCACGTTCCGCGGGCGCAGCTACTACCTGCTCAACGAACTGGGCGTCGCCATCGTCTACCCGAACGTCAGGGGCTCTGGCGGATTCGGACGCAAGTTCGCCGAGCTCGACAACGGGCGCGGCCGCGACGGCGCGATCAAGGACATCGGCGCGCTGCTCGACTGGATTGCCGCCCGCCCGGATCTCGACAAGAGCCGCGTCGTCCTGAACGGCGTCAGCTATGGCGGATGGCTGGCGCTCCAGGCCGGCATCGTCTACAACAGCCGCATTCGCGGCATCATCGAAGGCGCCGGCATCACCGACTTCGTGACGTTTCTCGAGCAGACCGACGCGCCGCGCCAGGAGAACCGGCGGATGGAGTACGGCGACGAACGCGATCCGGGGATGCGTCAGTACTTGACGTCGATCTCGCCGCTGGCGCATGCGGCGGAACTGAAGAAGCCGACGCTCATCCTGCAGGCGGGCAAGGACGCGCGCGTTCCGGCGAGCCAGGGGCAGGAGCTGGTCAAGGCGCTGAAGGCCAACAACGCGCCGGTGTGGTACGTCGAATGGCCCGACGCGAACCACGACAACCTTCCCCCGATCGGTGGCGACTTCCTGCTGGATACGTGGATGTGGTTCTTCCGGAGTTTCGTGCTCAACTGA